A genomic segment from Alteribacillus bidgolensis encodes:
- a CDS encoding ferredoxin encodes MPKYTIVDKDTCIACGACGAAAPDIYDYDDEGLAEVILDDNTGTVEVPEELEEDMMDGFEGCPTDSIKIAEQPFDGDALKYE; translated from the coding sequence ATGCCAAAATATACTATCGTAGATAAAGATACATGCATCGCCTGCGGAGCATGCGGGGCTGCAGCACCCGATATTTATGATTATGATGATGAGGGACTCGCAGAAGTGATCCTTGACGATAACACAGGAACGGTCGAAGTTCCTGAAGAACTCGAAGAAGATATGATGGACGGCTTTGAGGGCTGCCCAACCGATTCTATTAAAATTGCAGAACAGCCATTTGATGGTGATGCATTAAAATATGAATAG
- a CDS encoding helix-turn-helix domain-containing protein — protein MKNLSFRHFLFLFLLNRFKGDRTIKSVFHLLNGKRSSQTIQDIKWYGLTEFFSMLPTWKLSVFEQETKWMENHLFIINSDNKAHMTKKGNIIVENYFNNYDWPPQVNGWKYGQTAAIFWKRLALLVQCLSFSLEENRSYVPVFDDRDIQQWLKQRWPRNKKDKKEMAFHLYNELFILLDKIPEKDAFLFTHRLSGHQHTGKTIQQLAGLMNQDPDESYFRFQATLHYLLANAHQTTYLKDTAAGLLQKHVLTDTAKKTNMYLQKGLTIQEIAAIRGLKRSTIEDHIVELASEGTDFIIDIYVSNHLQKDIMDTVQRIRTYRLKLIKEALESENVHADYFSIRVTLAYFGGIHENARTLSI, from the coding sequence TTGAAAAACCTCTCCTTCCGCCATTTCCTTTTCCTTTTTTTACTAAATCGTTTTAAAGGTGATCGTACAATAAAATCTGTTTTTCACCTCTTAAATGGAAAACGGTCTTCACAAACAATACAAGATATAAAATGGTATGGTTTGACTGAATTTTTTTCGATGCTTCCCACTTGGAAACTTTCTGTTTTTGAGCAAGAGACTAAGTGGATGGAAAATCATTTGTTTATCATTAACAGTGATAATAAAGCACATATGACGAAAAAAGGGAATATAATTGTTGAAAACTATTTTAATAACTATGACTGGCCGCCACAAGTGAATGGGTGGAAATATGGACAGACTGCTGCTATTTTCTGGAAAAGACTGGCTTTACTTGTCCAGTGTTTGTCGTTTTCATTAGAAGAAAACCGTTCGTATGTACCTGTTTTTGATGACCGTGATATTCAGCAGTGGTTAAAACAAAGGTGGCCGCGAAACAAGAAGGACAAAAAAGAGATGGCTTTTCATCTGTACAATGAATTATTTATTTTGTTAGATAAAATCCCGGAAAAAGATGCTTTTTTATTTACACATAGACTTTCAGGGCATCAGCATACGGGAAAAACGATACAGCAGTTAGCCGGTTTAATGAATCAGGACCCTGATGAAAGTTATTTCCGCTTTCAAGCTACACTTCATTATTTATTAGCAAATGCACATCAAACAACCTACTTAAAGGACACTGCAGCAGGGCTGCTTCAAAAGCATGTATTAACAGACACCGCCAAAAAAACAAACATGTATTTACAAAAAGGTTTAACTATACAAGAAATAGCAGCAATAAGAGGATTGAAAAGAAGCACGATTGAGGATCATATTGTAGAGCTTGCCTCAGAAGGAACAGACTTTATAATTGACATCTATGTCTCAAATCATTTGCAAAAAGATATTATGGATACCGTTCAACGTATACGTACATATCGATTGAAATTAATAAAAGAAGCTCTAGAAAGTGAAAACGTTCATGCAGACTATTTTTCGATTCGAGTTACTTTAGCTTATTTTGGAGGAATACATGAAAATGCTCGAACATTATCTATATAA